The stretch of DNA ATGTTTATTTAAATAAAGAGTTCGTCTATACATCAGCCTTTACttctccaacaccacacacgGGTGATGtggcattttatttattttttttttcaagtaaaacgAACGTTTTACTGGATGTCGTCTTCCTCCGCATGTCTCATTCGAAATCCCCTCCCCTGCATCGCTCCTCTCCAGTATTGCTCCTCTGCCCTCCTTCGGCCAACTATTCTTCTCGTCACTGTGTTGTGCTGCCGCCGACGACGACCGACTAAACAAACTCCTAGGGAAGGAAACATATGGGTGGAACCTACAAAATGTTGAGAAACCTGCAAAATGTTCAGAACTTGCAAAatgttgagaaaagaaaaatgttcaGAACTTGCAAAATGTTGAAAAGGAACCTGCAAAATGTTGAGAAATCGCCTAGAAAAATAGAGGCTTGGTGGGTGCATTTTGTATTTCTCTCACTGTGATGCAGCAGATTTGAGCTAGGTGGGTGTGATTTTAGAAATGCCATTTTGGTGGGTTGAGGACAAAGGGAAGTGAGGGAGACGGGGAGGAAACTCTCTGAAGGGACAACGGGTTGGTGGGTGCACGACGATGCTGTTGAAGGTGAGATTTTGCATGATTTTGGTTACGAACAGAGGGGAAGTGAGGGAGATGAACTCGGGAGGAATGAATTTGTGAAGGGATGAATCCTATCTGGGTGGGAAGTGTAAAACCGTGATGTTGCGACCAAACCGGATTCGCCACGTCACGGTGTGTGGTGTTGGTAACTTCAACTGACTTAGGAATAAATTTTCCCTTCAACAAAATTGCAGCCAAAAGAGGAATGATGCACTTCTAGAGATGTTTAGAATCAACTATGATGGAGCCTCCCCATACATCACGTGTTTCCCTTCTTCCTACCACCTAGTGGGTACCCCATGATTCATATTGTGCCCACTAGAAGTGTAATCGGTccgattttagataaaatttgaaaccGAATCGGTATGCATCGATTTTACGTTTTTAAAAACCGATTCTACACTGGTTGCCATCTTAAATCGATACTTTCAATTTTATCGGTTCCGATCCGGTTCAGTTTGATTTTTcggttttaatatactatatactatatactatattatataatataatattatataatataatactatagtgataatatattgtagtatattataatatatagtgatatagtattagtataactattaatacgcactatataatattagtataactattaatacaataggctataatgatataagattttaaaatttaatattatattaattagtaatttatcatataatataaaattatttgatatataattatatataaaaattacatacaatataaaaaattataatatatatatgaaccggttcAGTTCGGTCTAATCCGATTtcagagaaagaaaaatcagGATCGATTTTGACccttttttttacacccctagtataatattttaattttataatattttaatttgattgttttcttattttctaataatatcttattcaaatcattttactactatttacaaaattttaaaatattctaaatatacAAACTAGGCTAAAGTATTGTTCTGAGCAGAAAAAAATGCCGGTATAGACTTTTACTATGAACATTCAACTACATGAGGTGAGAAAAAGcacaatatataatagattaattaaATCTAATGACATTGGCTTTGTGATATTGCATGTTTTCACtaaaaagaagttttaaatagataaattttgtgtatgttatttgtaataaaataggtcatattttaaaaaaatattttttttttatatttttttaaaatggaatctaattttttacaaaagtttgtgtaaaatttatctatttaaaatttatacaaattatttttttgtttgaaataattggtaaaataagtattatttttaaataatatattatgtcacgtcaagAATGAATGAAAACATTATAGCTAAAAGATCATAGTACAAAGGGCTGTGCATAAAGGGCTTTTAAGCCCGATCCGTCCAACTAACCGATCCGCCCAACCCAAACAAAAACGAGCTCATCGAGTCAAACATATATTAGGAGGGTTGTGTTTACTCGAAAACGTCGAAACAGATTCTCTTTCTCCCCCACTAGTGCTTGCAAAAATCCAAGCGTCTCAGGGAAAGTTTAAGATGGTGTTCGAAGAAGATCGTAGTCGCCATAAGGTTTTGAGGCAGATCATAGTTGCTGGAAGGTTCTCAGGATGGTGGGCTTAGAGTTGCAGGACGATGAGTGAGAAGAAGAAATGCCAAAAGTGAAAGAGAAAAGGACCGAAGCTAAAGGGGGTGGATGACATCGGCACCATAAAGTCTCTCTCTCCGATCCGAAACCCTACCCCCATTCCGACTTCCGTTGCTTCGGATCCTTTCCTTTTCGTTTTAAAATGCTCTCCAACCGCCGTACCTCGCTCTTCCTTTCTCTCCTCCAAAACTCAAACACATTGACCTAGTCTCAGTCTCCTTTCGGAAATGCTGAAGCTTTTGGAGAGAGATGAAAGCAGATTCGGGAGACTTGGTTTGGAGGAGTTGTTGATGATGGTTTCTGAAGTGAGTTCTGGATCTTGCAGGGAAGCAACGTCACGTGTTACGGCCATTTGGTTCACTCCTCTTCTTGTACACAACTGCCACGCTTAGAGCTGGAGATGCTCTGTTTCTTGAACACGGTTGTTTCTTTAAAGTGAGCTTCGTCGACTTTGGGTTCGTCGATGGAACTGGAAATAACGTCTAAGAgagtggaagagaaagaagggGTCCTTCTTCTTTGGGGGAATGAGTATTCTCGTGGTGATTCCTCCCTTTCATACATATTTGCGATGTGTACAACAACGACTTTGAAATCAGAGGAAAACAGATTATTTaaagagaaaacagagaggAGAGGAACAGGGAAGGAACAAAGGCCTGAGAAAGAAGAGGACAAGATTGAGGTATTAGTTTAGTTTAAGGTGTCTGGGTTCCTACTTAGATTAGCTCAATCTTGAAGCCATGGAATTTTATATGCaattagagcattagcattgtcCTGTACATGTGCCTATTCTCACGTTAAATTATCtcttttatataatcaatttGTCATGTAAGCGTTAACTTATGTATATttgaatcaaaataataataaaatattattaatttattgttaaaatcaattttttttatatatattttatatttaatatccACTATATACAatttgcaataataaaaaatataattttttttatatattatattaaaaatataataaaataaaaaaaatatataatatattataataatgaaataaatgtgtaagtaaatatttgttatgttgttgaatgagagagaaaataaaaggattgTGAGAAAGAGTGGAaggagagaaataatgattaaaatatattttgtagagtaAATAgtagttatctaaatttagataagtatTGTTTATAACTaactaaatatttaaatatgcttaAGTCAATGTAGATGAttttaagattatattatataaatatgactttgcatatatatatatatatatatgtatagaccaATATAAATACTCTTACTTTTATATTTGGTTATGGGCGGTTTTTTGATTCCAATCATCTTTAAAACCGTCATTTTTTTAGCTTTAATGGTAATTTGATGGGATTCAATGAGATGAatgtttgaactttttttcctttggtctttttttttttttttttatggatcatcaaattaatattatgcTGATGCTGATTGTGatgttgatgaatttttttgtgtGTAATGAGAGTTTGGTGGCTGCAATATTGGTGTTTGCTGAATCTCTGATCTTCTCTTTGCAAAACAAACCCGAATGTGCCAGATCGGGTCAGGTCAATTTCGGACTAGCTAATCGTCGGGTCGGGTTGGACCAATAGGGCTAGGATGCAGGTCCAATTATATACTTGATACAAAATGGGATATATTGAAAAAAGTaatcttattataattatatacttatCTTGGAGGGCACTTCTAGATAATGCATTATCTTTCGTCTTctagtcttcttcttcttcttttttttttttttaattttaaaaattttttttttttttaaaaatttctataaCAAGACTTCTTCATTAATACTAAAAGCATTACAACATTGTTTGTCTAAACAAATAACAGATGAAATTACATGAGGGAATGACTCCTCCCTAACACTAATGCCAAGCATATTTGGCAAGTCTGTGTTCTCCTCATTTCCCATGCGTCCAATATGCTGTATTTTGCAGTTGCTGAAGGTCTTCATCAACTCTTTAGCCTCTTTAATTATAAGATGTTGCATggatcatataattataaaaaattatcattcagCCAAAACCTAAACTTACTGATCGAGTTGTTTTAAGCGTCACTAAATTTCTTCAgtctttattattttacttattttctaaaatatattaaaaaatcatatgcaattttaatatttgaataatgttacatGTAGTCATGGAGTACGTAAGTActgtgcaatcgctttgaaaaaaaatgaaatctactattaaaaaattattattattttatataggtctcgtatttatttattttttttaaaatgattgaacGACGCTTATACACTTACGGctgcaattatcatttctcttaatatttaccatttaaatattctcctgatatgttaatatatttggTTGCAACCTTGGTACTGAATGGTTGATCTAAATGCCAAACGCTAGTGGGGAAAAAGCAATTGTAAGGTCttgtttggttatgcagttcagatttgatgaaatgttttattagaaatataataaaatattattagaatataattttttaatataatttttattttgaaattaaaaaaacttgaattatttattatattttatgtgaaagtttgagaaaattttaatgatgaaatgaaatgaaatgttttgtgtATACTAACTGGGGGATTACATGAAATTGAATGCCAAACTAAGATCCAAAAAATTCTGAAGAAAAATGAGGTGATTACAACAAGAGAGTACACGAAGaaagagtttatttatttatttatttatgaatactGTATATATAGGACCGCATGCACGTTGTTAGGTCCATCAGGGGATGCCGCCTCATAAAACAGTATGTACTACAACGAAACATGACAACTAATATGAGGGGAAGAGATCTGAGCCATATATAATTGGTTTGAGACATAAAAAAGATTCTAACAAACCATTACAAAAATCCATTTCAAGTCATCCATTCCAAAATCAATCTTACTatcaagctagctagcaagaGGAGCTACATCCTATATATGCTGGTGGTGGTTCGTGCCAGTAGCCACCTCTTCGGTCAAATCCAGCTAATCGGAATCCAATCCCAGTGGTATTGGAGACTTTTCGAACAGTTGATAGCCTCTCGATATGGTGGCCGCCATCCGAGTGGTGCCCGGTGTTGATGACATGTTTTGTACACTTGGGCTAAGTTTCAGTAATTCGGGCCGAGATCTTGTTATCTACAACACAAAGACAAATGTGGGTTTGAGGGTGGCTCGGCGAGACTCCAATGTTAAAGTCAGTCTCGTTTCTTCTTGGAGAATTTTCTTCTAATCAAAGTGTCTAGAGAGATTATTTGTACATAGAGTTTGGCTTTTATACGAGGTATCAGGGAACATTTCATATCCTGTGTCAGGAATTAGCATCCTGCCAACAGTTGCCAGACCCTATAGTCTTTAATGCGACATGACTTTTGAGATGACACAATTAATGCAACGTGACTCTCTCGATCACACGACGCGGTCACTTCCTATTCCCTTCGTCAGGGAACGAAGAGCTGGCCGTGATCCATGCTCACATGCCGGTATAGATCTATCGGCGAGTCCTGTCTGTCCCGTTCGATCTGATTCCTGCGCCAGGATGCCCCCACTTTTCTCATACGGCTCCTAGGCTGGGTTCCATTGGTGGATCTTGGGCCTGCAGATGAGGAATAACGTGAGCCGAGATGGGCCTCAACATCTCGGTCAGGCCTTACCCAAAGGTGAGCGAGAATATCCCCTCCAACAGGAATGAAGTCTAAAAAATGAtctataattaattagcattaGTATCTTTGAGAATCTCGAATTTATATTTTGAGGATTGAAATCTAATACGGTGTTTATGTACGTTTGGTTGTGTGTAGCCGTGTAGGTATTCAATCCCACAGCTGAACTCATGTCCTCATGTTCTACgacaaagtatataaatataataatagaagAAGATTAGAAGTATATGATAAACAATGTAGCTAATATGTCAGTCGTCGTTGAGCTCCGTCTTCCCCGGGGCTGGTGGTTTAGTTGACTCCAATTTGCTGGTGGAGTGAGTACCTTGCCTCCCTTAACCAATGGCGAACCCTAGGCTCCGCTCTATCACTTGGTGGAGGAAGTGGTCCAGGAAGGACTGGGCCATTGCCGCCGTCGGATTCACCCTCATCGTCTTTCTCTGCACCCTCATCTCCAACTCTATGATCGACCAACCTTTCGATCACGATCACGCCATCGCGGCCGATCTGGTCGACCTAACCTTGCTGCACAATGCAAAGGATAAAGGCGCCCGTACGTGATCCTAGCTTTTCACCTCCCATGAACAAATtgattccttttatttattttttccttttgattttcacataatttttcatttttgattGAATTTGCAGTTTGTTTGGATGGGAGTTCGCCTGGATACCATTTCCAGAAGGGTTTTGGATCTGGCTCTAACAATTGGCTGCTTCACATTGaggtttcttcttttctttttctttttgcgtATTAGTCGTAGTAGTGTCGGCATAGGACAAGACGATTCCTAGCTTTTCGATTGAATCGATAGTTCCACCACCTGTCATAAAGGAATAgatttatattcatttattttccatttttcggTGGTATTGTGGTGTAGGGTGGAGGTTGGTGCAATACAATAGCATCATGTTCTTTGCGCAAATTAACATCATTAGGTTCTTCCAAGTACATGGAACGTCGAGTTAGCTTTTCCGGGATCTTGAGCCCTGACTCGTCTCAAAACCCTGGTAGTTTTCACTCAAAACTACTGATTTAGTGCTTGCATTCGCTTTACTCAACTAATTTTTATGTTGATGTTCAGAGAATGATGTCTTTTGATCTGATGTTTTGGAGCATGTTTCAGATTTCTTTAGCTGGAACAAAGTCAAGATACGTTATTGTGACGGTGCATCTTTTGCTGGCCACCCCAAAAGCGAGTTGAAAGTAAGTGTAATATGAGAGATTTTAACTTGTTTCAGACTAAGTAATACTTAACTTtgcattttccttcttttcataGCCGATGAAGTGAAATAAAGTTCCTTCGTGTTAGTTATGTTCGTTCTTCTTCCATGCGTAGAATGGGACGAAACTTTTCTTCAGGGGGCAGCTCATCTGGGAAGCACTTATGGATGAACTCTTGTCACTTGGCTTGTCTAGTGCGAAGCAGGTAGCTTCCTtggtgttaatattttttttttccttttttgagaaCTTCACTTCAATTTAGATGGACAGATGTTTTTATTCACGTATGGCCTTCTTTGGTGAAGCTCACGTTGATGTTTACTGTCCCCATGTTTGCTAAGACTTGACATATTTGATATGATTGCAGGCTCTTCTTTCAGGATGCTCTGCTGGGGGATTGGCAACTCTTATACATTGTGATGACTTCCAACAACTTCTGCCTAAGGATGCAACTATCAAGTGCCTTGCTGATGCGGGTTTTTTCCTCAATGAGTATGTTTTTGTGCACATAATACTgcacattttcaccattttttcaTTAGTCTCTATCGAAGGCATTGTACCCATTCTAGAGTCCATTAAGATAATTATTTCTGAGTATACATACATACCCAGAAGTTGAATGTTATCTCTGTGAATTGTGGTATCTTAGATAGGTGACTCTCGTGTGTACACCCTGTGTACTTGGATGCACCTTTTTGTTCATTAATGAAGTTTTATCACTTGTAAGAAAAATATACACCAAGTTTTGTTTGTCTAGAAGACTGAACTAAGATGACGAACAACCATCTAGACCGCTATATTTTTCTGCAACTCCACTTGACTTCTGCTCAAGTGGATTTATACTTAGGAGATCTGTGCTGGAGTGACAAGCTACATTGGGGTTTTGATATAAATTCATGTGTGCCTGAATTTTCCAACCACTATGCTTGTGTATGTtcaacttttttgataagtaataagagattttattgagtcaagtaaataggcatagcccaagtccaCAAGGAGTATACAAGCAGAAACACCTAGATACAAGCTAAAGACTAGGAGCTAAAAGAAGATCATTTAGATCATCCCCATTCAATACCAGACCTTTCGCCCAAAGAcagaattcaaaagaaaatttctctAAATTCTCCCAACGAGCGTTCTCTATCATCAAAACACCGcccattcctttccatccataGGCACCACATCAAACATAAATGAATTGTCTTCCAAATAGCAGGAATGTGATTCACAAGCATAGCTGCTATTTGTTCAACTTCtatgctttaaatataattgcataaaaaatatctgGGCCCCTTTGTCTTTTGCTGATTTCAGGAAGGATGTTCATGGAAAACAAACTATGAGATCGTTCTATGATGATGTTTTCCACCTTCAGGTTTTGTTCTCATCTTTACATGTCGTGGTTTATATAATCAATGTCTAGATGGTACATATGGATGCAAAAGTTATAGGAGGCACACCACTAATCAAAGTAGATCCTAATATACAGTGGGGTACATATGGTTGTTTGATTTACTCAACATGTCATGCACAATACAGATCTTCAACCTTGCATGGgctatataaaaaatacctcCATCAAAGCTACTACCTATAATGTTTTATATCCCCTGCTGCTCAGCCAGCGtatcttcttatttttccaCTAgacaggaaaaagaagaaagagtggAATTTgttcttttgaaattttgttgataTCTATTGCTTACCCACCATCCATCATTCTATCAGGGTGTAGAAGGAAGTTTACACAAGGATTGTGTTTCGAGAATGGAACCATCGAAGGCATGTTTATTCCTTTTTAAGTATATGTTATCAGTTACCAGATTTGAGATGGGGTTTTCATTCTTCTGTTCAATCATGTCCCTAACACATCCCCTATTATATGTTACGAATTGCAATGGCAGTGTCTCTTCCCTCAAGAGATTGTAAAGAACATAAAGACTCCAGTTTTTCTTGTCCATCCAGCATATGACTTTTGGCAGGTAACTATTCCTTAAGATACATGCTTCATTTGCTCATTGAGGGATTATGATTTTTCCACACATATCTCATGATGCTAATTAGATCATTGATTATCTCTAGATACAACATATCTTGATACCAGATGCATCAGATCACAACTG from Juglans regia cultivar Chandler chromosome 4, Walnut 2.0, whole genome shotgun sequence encodes:
- the LOC109006797 gene encoding pectin acetylesterase 5-like, translated to MANPRLRSITWWRKWSRKDWAIAAVGFTLIVFLCTLISNSMIDQPFDHDHAIAADLVDLTLLHNAKDKGALCLDGSSPGYHFQKGFGSGSNNWLLHIEGGGWCNTIASCSLRKLTSLGSSKYMERRVSFSGILSPDSSQNPDFFSWNKVKIRYCDGASFAGHPKSELKNGTKLFFRGQLIWEALMDELLSLGLSSAKQALLSGCSAGGLATLIHCDDFQQLLPKDATIKCLADAGFFLNEKDVHGKQTMRSFYDDVFHLQGVEGSLHKDCVSRMEPSKCLFPQEIVKNIKTPVFLVHPAYDFWQIQHILIPDASDHNWRNCRLNINDCNPNQIEILHGFRNSLLKALSEFQKNEEGGMFINSCFVHCQTWMGRTWHSPKSPRLNNKTIAESVGDWFFNRNILKQIDCPYPCNPTCYNMNFT